The Antarcticibacterium sp. 1MA-6-2 genome has a window encoding:
- a CDS encoding DUF4369 domain-containing protein — protein MKKLGFFTLVFFTLIACSTKENNFKVSGSVKGLKKGTLYLQKIEDTMLVNVDSVVIKGDANFVLEDYLESPQIMYLYLDKVDNVQYDDRIEFFAEEGEVTINTTLKNFEIDAKVNGSANQEKLAEYRQMMRRFNDKNLELIQQNFEAQRDENDSLLLKTNEAYDQLLKRKYLYTVNFAINNKNLELAPYLALSEVFDANIKYLDTIYISMTPQVQKSMYGKELKDFLQERRRLEKLEAKVTEE, from the coding sequence ATGAAAAAATTAGGTTTTTTTACTCTTGTGTTTTTCACCCTAATCGCCTGTTCTACAAAGGAGAACAATTTTAAAGTATCCGGAAGTGTGAAAGGATTGAAGAAGGGTACTCTATATCTTCAAAAGATTGAAGATACTATGCTTGTTAATGTAGATTCTGTGGTCATTAAAGGAGACGCAAATTTTGTACTGGAAGACTACCTGGAAAGCCCGCAGATCATGTATTTGTACCTGGATAAAGTTGATAATGTACAGTACGACGACAGGATCGAATTTTTTGCTGAAGAAGGAGAAGTAACCATAAATACCACGCTTAAAAATTTTGAAATAGATGCCAAAGTAAACGGATCTGCAAATCAGGAAAAGCTTGCAGAATACCGTCAAATGATGAGGAGGTTCAATGACAAAAATTTGGAATTGATCCAGCAAAATTTTGAAGCTCAAAGAGATGAAAATGATTCACTTTTACTAAAGACGAATGAGGCGTACGATCAATTACTTAAAAGGAAGTATTTATATACCGTGAACTTCGCCATTAATAACAAAAATTTGGAGTTAGCTCCTTATCTTGCTCTTTCTGAAGTTTTTGATGCAAACATAAAATATCTGGATACTATATATATTTCCATGACTCCACAAGTTCAAAAATCTATGTATGGAAAGGAACTTAAAGACTTTCTACAGGAAAGAAGAAGGCTGGAAAAACTGGAAGCGAAGGTTACAGAAGAATAA
- the mqo gene encoding malate dehydrogenase (quinone) encodes MARKIIVDKQYDVICVGGGIMSATLALILKLLDPELKIVIFERLDEVGLESSAARNNAGTYHSALCELNYTPEKEDGSIDVTKALKIFSQFEQSKHFWSFLMKEGLIKDPAQFIHSIPHHSWVRGEKNVRFLKKRYEALQFYFMFENMKYSEDDAILKDWFPLIMENRDSENPTSATRMETGTGVNFGTLTKDLIHILRTQFDVPVLNNHEVLDVDPERKSGWLAEVENRDTKEKLYLDSKKIFIGAGGAAIPLLQKVEIKEKEGYGGFPISGQWLMCKNPEIIKQHNAKVYSKADIGSPPMSVPHLDTRYINGKKELLFGPFAYFSTKFLKEGSYADLPKSINFSNLPAMWGVFWHNLPLTKYLLDQVKMTHKDRIEELRVFIKDAKPEDWELEVAGQRVQIIKRDAEEGGVLEFGTDVVHNNDGSITALLGASPGASVSVHVMLDVIKIGFPAKIESKAWRRKLSEMIPFYDRSILDHKTEFRKKQEENAELLKLNAAY; translated from the coding sequence ATGGCGAGGAAAATAATAGTAGATAAGCAGTACGATGTAATATGTGTAGGAGGAGGAATAATGAGCGCGACCCTGGCGCTAATTTTAAAACTACTTGACCCCGAACTCAAAATTGTAATTTTTGAACGCTTAGATGAAGTAGGCCTGGAAAGTTCCGCAGCCAGAAATAATGCAGGAACCTACCACTCTGCCCTCTGCGAACTTAACTATACTCCGGAAAAAGAAGATGGTTCAATTGATGTCACCAAGGCACTAAAAATATTTTCCCAGTTTGAACAATCCAAACACTTTTGGTCTTTTCTTATGAAAGAAGGACTTATTAAAGATCCTGCACAGTTTATACACTCTATCCCCCACCATAGCTGGGTAAGAGGTGAAAAGAATGTACGATTTCTTAAGAAGCGATATGAGGCATTACAGTTCTATTTCATGTTTGAAAATATGAAATATTCAGAAGATGATGCTATTCTTAAAGACTGGTTTCCTCTAATAATGGAGAATCGTGACAGTGAAAATCCTACAAGTGCCACGAGAATGGAGACAGGAACCGGAGTAAACTTTGGAACACTTACCAAAGATCTAATACATATTTTAAGAACCCAATTTGATGTACCAGTTTTAAATAATCACGAGGTCCTGGATGTAGATCCCGAGAGGAAGTCGGGATGGCTGGCAGAAGTTGAAAACCGTGATACTAAGGAAAAATTATACTTAGATTCCAAGAAAATATTTATTGGTGCAGGCGGAGCAGCGATACCTCTGTTGCAAAAAGTGGAGATAAAAGAAAAAGAGGGCTATGGAGGATTTCCCATTAGTGGTCAATGGCTTATGTGTAAAAATCCGGAAATTATTAAACAGCACAATGCCAAGGTGTACAGCAAGGCAGATATTGGATCACCTCCAATGTCTGTTCCACACCTTGATACCAGGTATATCAATGGTAAGAAAGAGTTATTATTTGGTCCTTTCGCTTACTTTAGCACCAAATTTTTAAAAGAAGGCTCTTATGCCGATCTTCCAAAAAGTATAAATTTTAGCAATCTCCCAGCAATGTGGGGAGTATTCTGGCATAATCTTCCTTTAACAAAATATCTGTTAGATCAGGTAAAAATGACCCACAAAGACAGAATTGAAGAATTGAGGGTGTTTATTAAAGATGCTAAACCAGAAGACTGGGAGCTTGAAGTCGCAGGACAACGGGTACAAATAATTAAAAGAGATGCAGAAGAAGGAGGAGTTTTAGAATTTGGGACAGATGTTGTTCATAACAACGACGGTTCTATAACCGCATTATTGGGAGCCTCTCCGGGAGCTTCGGTTTCGGTACATGTAATGCTGGATGTAATAAAAATTGGATTCCCGGCGAAGATCGAGAGCAAAGCCTGGAGACGAAAACTGTCTGAAATGATTCCTTTTTATGACAGGAGTATTTTGGATCATAAGACAGAATTCAGGAAAAAGCAGGAGGAAAATGCGGAACTGCTAAAGTTGAATGCCGCTTATTAA
- a CDS encoding 6-carboxytetrahydropterin synthase → MRVTVNRKAHFNAAHRLYKRDWDDDRNKRNFGKCSNPNFHGHNYELVVSVTGEVDPETGFVVDMKVLKDLIYSEVETALDHKNLNIEVEEFKNLNPTAENIAVVIWNKLKPNLNPDLELAVTLYETPRNFVTYTGS, encoded by the coding sequence ATGAGAGTAACCGTGAACAGGAAGGCGCACTTTAATGCTGCGCACAGGCTGTATAAAAGGGATTGGGATGATGATAGAAACAAGCGAAATTTTGGGAAGTGCAGCAATCCGAACTTTCACGGGCATAATTATGAATTAGTTGTTTCAGTAACCGGGGAGGTGGATCCTGAGACAGGTTTTGTAGTAGATATGAAAGTGCTTAAGGATCTAATCTATTCTGAAGTCGAAACGGCTCTCGATCATAAGAATCTAAATATTGAAGTGGAGGAGTTTAAAAATCTTAATCCTACAGCAGAAAATATTGCCGTGGTAATATGGAATAAACTGAAGCCAAATTTAAATCCTGATCTTGAACTGGCTGTTACTTTATATGAAACTCCCAGGAATTTTGTGACTTACACGGGTAGTTGA
- the idi gene encoding isopentenyl-diphosphate Delta-isomerase, with product MTEEKVILVNEKDEQVGLMPKMEAHEKGLLHRAFSVFIFNNRNELMLQQRAYSKYHSPGLWTNTCCSHQREGESNIEAGKRRLEEEMGFSTDLQDTTSFIYKAPFDNGLTEHEFDHILVGKFNEEPKLNPEEAADYKWLSLEEVKKDMKENPQIYTEWFKIIFDKYYQTIEQ from the coding sequence ATGACAGAAGAAAAAGTAATATTGGTTAATGAAAAGGATGAGCAGGTAGGTTTAATGCCTAAGATGGAAGCTCATGAGAAAGGACTTTTGCACAGGGCATTTTCTGTTTTTATTTTCAATAATCGCAATGAATTAATGTTACAGCAGCGGGCCTATTCCAAATACCATTCTCCCGGATTGTGGACCAACACCTGTTGCAGCCATCAACGGGAGGGGGAAAGTAATATAGAAGCAGGAAAGCGACGCCTTGAGGAAGAAATGGGATTTAGTACAGATCTACAGGACACAACATCTTTCATATATAAAGCGCCTTTTGACAACGGTCTAACGGAACACGAATTTGATCATATTCTGGTAGGAAAATTTAATGAGGAGCCAAAACTAAATCCGGAAGAGGCTGCCGATTATAAGTGGCTAAGCCTGGAAGAAGTGAAAAAGGATATGAAGGAAAATCCGCAGATATATACTGAATGGTTTAAGATCATCTTTGACAAATACTATCAAACAATAGAGCAATGA
- a CDS encoding DUF962 domain-containing protein, which produces MAERIKTYKEFYRFYLSEHRNKTSRILHFIGTFLVFVLLFLAIIWDWGWEWIFVPVVGYAFAWIGHAFFERNKPATFKYPFWSLISDFKLFFEILLGKRSFNSKRD; this is translated from the coding sequence ATGGCAGAACGGATTAAGACTTACAAGGAGTTCTATCGCTTCTATTTAAGTGAGCACAGGAATAAGACCAGCAGGATTCTGCATTTTATAGGAACATTCTTAGTTTTTGTTTTGCTTTTCCTGGCAATCATCTGGGATTGGGGATGGGAGTGGATATTTGTGCCCGTTGTGGGATATGCTTTTGCCTGGATAGGACACGCCTTTTTTGAGAGGAATAAACCTGCAACTTTTAAATATCCTTTCTGGAGCCTGATATCAGATTTTAAGTTGTTCTTCGAGATTTTATTGGGAAAAAGAAGTTTTAATTCCAAAAGGGATTAA
- a CDS encoding GNAT family N-acetyltransferase, protein MIQTKRTNAEDQDLLLLIKQLDKELAVTDGEEHSFYDQYNKLDRIKCFIILYENESPVGCGALKEFEPGVAEVKRMFVKPESRGKGLASVVLKELEKWAAELSFRKCILETGIRQPDAIQLYKKNGYSIIPNYGQYAGVENSVCFMKVLSE, encoded by the coding sequence GTGATTCAAACTAAAAGAACAAATGCAGAAGATCAGGATCTTCTATTGCTAATTAAACAACTTGATAAGGAGTTGGCAGTAACCGATGGGGAAGAACATTCCTTTTACGATCAATACAATAAGCTGGACAGGATAAAATGTTTTATTATCCTTTATGAAAATGAGTCTCCGGTGGGATGTGGAGCACTTAAAGAATTTGAACCCGGAGTTGCAGAAGTGAAGCGGATGTTTGTTAAGCCTGAAAGCAGGGGCAAAGGTTTAGCTTCAGTAGTACTCAAAGAATTGGAAAAATGGGCTGCAGAACTTTCTTTTAGGAAATGTATCTTAGAAACAGGAATACGGCAGCCGGATGCTATTCAGCTTTACAAAAAGAATGGGTACAGCATAATTCCTAATTACGGGCAGTATGCAGGAGTGGAGAACAGCGTTTGTTTTATGAAGGTACTTTCTGAATAA
- a CDS encoding DUF6933 domain-containing protein has protein sequence MKKLTKKLIATSDDENQEISILGKWNSNVFYVNRKKLAGNKFPYKIFSYFVGYLSADHLRIDTIYKDSLFTQITYDGVFIELTVIDSLIGDLKFFPRDNDRRTIGFQNSIFQTLDYRKEKYGKLENWCRRKLPTI, from the coding sequence ATGAAAAAACTCACCAAAAAATTAATAGCAACTTCCGACGATGAGAATCAGGAAATTAGTATACTTGGCAAATGGAACTCAAATGTGTTCTATGTGAATAGAAAAAAGTTAGCTGGTAACAAATTCCCTTACAAGATATTCAGTTATTTTGTGGGATATCTCTCTGCCGATCATCTCAGGATCGACACGATTTATAAGGATTCCCTTTTTACTCAAATAACCTATGACGGCGTTTTTATCGAACTTACTGTAATTGATTCTCTCATTGGCGACCTCAAATTTTTCCCGAGAGACAATGACCGTAGAACTATAGGTTTTCAAAATTCTATATTTCAAACGCTTGACTACCGCAAAGAAAAATATGGGAAACTTGAAAATTGGTGTAGAAGGAAATTACCCACCATTTAA
- a CDS encoding DUF3467 domain-containing protein, giving the protein MSEEKKPKKGQINIELDEKIAEGTYSNLAIINHSVSEFVVDFVSIMPGTPKSKVKSRIILTPQHAKRLLKALADNVQRFEKAHGEIKDYEQPPIPLNFGPTGQA; this is encoded by the coding sequence ATGAGTGAAGAAAAAAAACCTAAAAAAGGACAGATCAACATAGAATTAGATGAAAAAATAGCTGAAGGAACTTATTCAAACCTTGCCATAATAAACCATTCAGTTTCTGAATTTGTGGTAGATTTTGTCAGTATTATGCCCGGTACACCGAAAAGTAAGGTGAAGTCCCGTATAATACTTACCCCGCAACACGCTAAGCGACTTTTAAAAGCATTAGCAGATAATGTTCAGAGGTTTGAAAAGGCACACGGGGAGATTAAAGATTACGAGCAGCCTCCTATTCCCCTGAATTTTGGTCCTACAGGACAGGCATAA
- the rplL gene encoding 50S ribosomal protein L7/L12: MADLKDFAEQLVNLTVKEVNELATILKEEYGIEPAAAAVAVAAGGAGGGEEAAEEQTEFDVILKAAGASKLAVVKLVKELTSLGLKDAKELVDNAPRPVKEGVSKDEAEALKTQLEEAGAEVELK, translated from the coding sequence ATGGCAGATTTAAAAGATTTCGCAGAGCAATTAGTTAACTTAACAGTAAAAGAAGTTAATGAATTAGCTACAATATTAAAAGAAGAGTATGGTATCGAGCCTGCTGCTGCTGCTGTAGCTGTTGCTGCTGGTGGTGCTGGTGGTGGTGAAGAAGCCGCTGAAGAGCAAACTGAATTTGATGTAATCCTTAAAGCAGCTGGAGCTTCTAAGCTTGCAGTAGTTAAATTGGTAAAAGAGCTTACCAGTCTTGGTCTTAAAGACGCAAAAGAATTGGTAGACAACGCTCCACGTCCAGTTAAAGAAGGAGTTTCTAAAGACGAAGCTGAAGCATTAAAAACACAGTTAGAAGAAGCAGGAGCCGAGGTTGAGCTTAAATAA
- the rplJ gene encoding 50S ribosomal protein L10 — MTREEKSIVIEDLTAQLANNNIIYLADISGLNALNTSNLRRACFKANIKLAVVKNTLLAKAMEASDKEFGELPSVLKGNTSIMFSEVGNAPAKVIKEFRKKSDKPLLKGAFIEEAVYLGDNNLDNLVNIKSKEEVIGDIVGLLQSPAKNVISALKSGGGKIAGILKTLSEKEG, encoded by the coding sequence ATGACAAGAGAAGAAAAATCAATAGTAATTGAAGATTTAACTGCGCAGTTAGCAAATAACAATATTATTTACCTTGCTGATATTTCTGGCCTTAATGCCTTAAATACTTCAAACTTACGTAGAGCTTGTTTTAAAGCAAACATAAAACTTGCAGTAGTTAAAAATACATTGCTTGCAAAAGCTATGGAAGCTTCCGATAAAGAATTCGGAGAACTTCCTTCAGTTTTAAAAGGCAATACTTCAATAATGTTTTCTGAGGTTGGAAATGCTCCGGCCAAAGTTATCAAAGAATTCAGAAAAAAATCTGACAAACCATTACTTAAAGGAGCTTTCATTGAAGAGGCTGTTTATTTAGGTGATAATAACCTGGACAACCTGGTTAATATTAAATCTAAAGAAGAAGTTATTGGAGATATCGTTGGATTACTTCAATCACCTGCGAAGAATGTTATTTCTGCGCTTAAGTCTGGTGGTGGTAAGATAGCTGGAATTCTTAAAACTCTTTCTGAAAAAGAAGGATAA
- the nusG gene encoding transcription termination/antitermination protein NusG has protein sequence MAEVKDKKWYVVRAVSGQENKVKEYIEREISHQGMEDLVSEVLVPTEKVIQIRNGKKINKERVYFPGYVMILANLSGEIPHIIKSINGVIGFLGETKGGDPVPLRRSEVNRMLGKVDELSVKADNVAIPFTIGETIKVIDGPFNGFNGTVEKINEEKRKLEVMVKIFGRKTPLELSYMQVEKV, from the coding sequence ATGGCAGAAGTTAAGGATAAAAAATGGTATGTAGTTCGTGCCGTAAGTGGTCAGGAAAATAAGGTTAAGGAGTATATCGAACGTGAGATATCTCACCAGGGTATGGAGGATCTTGTAAGCGAGGTTCTTGTTCCTACCGAAAAAGTTATCCAGATAAGAAACGGAAAGAAGATAAACAAGGAACGTGTTTACTTCCCTGGGTATGTAATGATTCTTGCGAACCTTTCAGGAGAGATTCCACATATCATTAAATCTATTAACGGTGTTATAGGATTTTTAGGTGAAACTAAAGGTGGTGATCCGGTTCCGCTTAGAAGGTCTGAGGTTAACAGGATGCTCGGTAAAGTTGATGAACTTTCAGTAAAAGCAGACAATGTTGCAATACCATTCACTATTGGAGAGACTATTAAGGTTATAGATGGTCCTTTTAATGGATTTAATGGTACGGTTGAGAAAATAAATGAAGAAAAGCGTAAGCTTGAAGTAATGGTGAAAATTTTCGGAAGAAAAACTCCATTGGAACTTAGCTATATGCAAGTAGAAAAAGTATAA
- the secE gene encoding preprotein translocase subunit SecE — protein sequence MAGIVNYISESYNELKNHVTWPTWPEAQRLTIVVAVFSIIFSLAIWGIDTVFSSAIEQYFEWIKS from the coding sequence ATGGCAGGAATCGTCAATTATATTTCAGAGTCTTACAACGAGTTGAAAAACCACGTTACCTGGCCAACCTGGCCGGAGGCTCAAAGGCTTACAATAGTTGTAGCTGTTTTTTCAATTATATTTTCATTGGCTATCTGGGGTATAGATACCGTATTTAGTTCAGCCATTGAACAGTATTTTGAATGGATTAAATCATAA
- the tuf gene encoding elongation factor Tu gives MAKETYSRSKPHLNVGTIGHVDHGKTTLTAAITKVMADAGYSEARSFDQIDNAPEEKERGITINSSHVEYSTANRHYAHVDCPGHADYVKNMVTGAAQMDGAILVVAATDGPMPQTREHILLGRQVGIPRIVVFLNKVDLVDDEELLELVEMEIRELLSFYEYDGDNGPVISGSALGALNGEQKWVDTVLELMEAVDSWIELPERDVDKPFLMPIEDVFSITGRGTVATGRIETGVANTGDPVEIIGMGAGKLTSTITGVEMFRKILDRGEAGDNVGILLRGIEKTQISRGMVITKPGSVTPHAKFKAEVYILKKEEGGRHTPFHNNYRPQFYVRTTDVTGTISLPEGVEMVMPGDNLTIHVELIQAIAMNVGLRFAIREGGRTVGAGQVTEILD, from the coding sequence ATGGCAAAGGAAACTTATAGTCGTTCCAAACCGCACTTAAACGTTGGTACGATTGGACACGTAGATCACGGGAAAACCACTTTAACTGCAGCGATTACTAAAGTAATGGCTGATGCTGGTTATTCAGAAGCCAGGTCTTTTGATCAAATCGACAATGCTCCGGAAGAAAAAGAAAGAGGTATTACAATTAACTCTTCACACGTAGAGTACTCAACTGCTAACCGTCACTACGCTCACGTTGACTGTCCTGGTCACGCGGATTACGTAAAGAACATGGTTACAGGTGCTGCTCAAATGGACGGTGCTATTTTGGTTGTTGCGGCTACAGATGGTCCAATGCCTCAAACACGTGAGCACATCCTTCTTGGACGTCAGGTTGGTATTCCAAGAATCGTTGTATTCTTGAATAAAGTTGACCTTGTTGACGATGAAGAATTATTGGAGCTTGTTGAGATGGAAATCAGAGAATTACTTTCATTCTATGAGTATGATGGTGATAACGGACCTGTAATTTCAGGATCTGCTCTTGGTGCTCTTAACGGAGAACAAAAATGGGTTGATACAGTTTTAGAATTAATGGAAGCTGTTGATAGCTGGATCGAATTGCCAGAGCGTGATGTTGATAAGCCTTTCTTGATGCCTATCGAGGATGTATTCTCTATTACTGGTCGTGGTACTGTTGCAACAGGACGTATTGAAACTGGTGTTGCTAACACTGGAGATCCTGTAGAGATCATTGGTATGGGTGCTGGTAAATTAACTTCTACTATTACCGGGGTTGAAATGTTCCGTAAAATATTAGACAGAGGTGAAGCCGGAGATAACGTAGGTATCCTTCTAAGAGGTATTGAGAAAACTCAAATCTCAAGAGGTATGGTTATCACTAAGCCAGGATCTGTAACTCCACACGCTAAATTTAAAGCTGAGGTTTATATCCTTAAAAAAGAAGAAGGTGGACGTCACACTCCATTCCACAATAACTACCGTCCACAGTTTTACGTACGTACAACTGACGTGACAGGAACTATTTCTCTTCCAGAAGGTGTAGAAATGGTAATGCCTGGTGATAACCTTACAATTCACGTTGAATTGATCCAGGCTATCGCAATGAACGTTGGTCTACGTTTCGCTATCCGTGAGGGTGGTAGAACAGTAGGTGCTGGTCAGGTAACTGAAATTTTAGACTAA
- the hpf gene encoding ribosome hibernation-promoting factor, HPF/YfiA family codes for MKVNVQSVNFHADQKLINFIQARLDKLEHYYDRIVFADVYLKVQNTSDKENKVTEILLSIPGGDLIAKKTCKKFEECVDECVSTLQRQVLKKKEKMKVHA; via the coding sequence ATGAAAGTAAATGTGCAGTCAGTCAATTTCCACGCAGACCAGAAGCTAATTAATTTTATCCAGGCTAGACTGGATAAGTTAGAACATTATTACGATCGTATAGTTTTTGCCGATGTATATTTGAAAGTTCAGAATACAAGTGACAAAGAGAATAAAGTCACTGAAATTTTATTGAGTATCCCCGGTGGAGATTTAATTGCAAAAAAAACCTGTAAAAAATTTGAAGAGTGTGTAGATGAGTGTGTTAGTACTTTACAGCGCCAGGTGTTGAAGAAAAAAGAGAAAATGAAAGTGCATGCTTAA
- a CDS encoding tyrosine-type recombinase/integrase, whose protein sequence is MPYNQFLDYLLLEKKYSVHTVTAYRTDLTSFTTYLLQEYEQDTLVDVNYSQIRSWIIKLVKEGLSNRSVNRKISSLKAYFKFLLTIGEIDKSPLAAHKALKSKKTIQIPFSPGEVEQVLSLPKPENFKEARNAAVVMTFYATGIRRAELIGIKLQDIDLNNKMLKVLGKRNKERYIPLLPELCNNLREYLQYRDEVLMDYTPYLFLTGKGVKMYENLVYRIINNYFREASGKVKKSPHILRHSFATHLLNQGANLNAVKELLGHSSLAATQVYTHNSIGELSKVYNMAHPRQAKK, encoded by the coding sequence ATGCCTTACAATCAGTTTTTGGATTATCTACTTCTGGAAAAAAAGTATTCTGTCCACACAGTTACTGCATATCGTACAGATCTTACTTCATTTACCACTTACCTTCTTCAGGAATATGAACAGGATACTCTTGTTGATGTAAATTATTCCCAAATTAGAAGTTGGATAATTAAACTGGTGAAAGAGGGATTGAGTAACCGCAGTGTGAACAGGAAGATCTCTTCACTTAAAGCTTATTTCAAATTTCTTCTCACCATAGGGGAAATTGATAAATCACCACTTGCCGCACACAAAGCCTTAAAAAGCAAAAAAACAATTCAAATCCCATTTTCACCTGGAGAGGTAGAGCAGGTTCTCTCGCTGCCGAAACCTGAGAATTTTAAAGAAGCCCGAAATGCTGCAGTTGTTATGACCTTTTACGCCACAGGAATAAGAAGGGCTGAACTTATTGGAATTAAACTTCAGGACATTGATCTCAATAATAAAATGCTGAAGGTTCTGGGGAAAAGAAATAAGGAAAGATATATTCCTCTCCTTCCTGAGTTGTGTAACAATCTTAGGGAGTATCTTCAATACAGGGATGAAGTTTTAATGGATTACACTCCCTATTTATTTCTCACAGGGAAGGGAGTTAAAATGTATGAAAACCTTGTTTATAGGATTATTAATAATTACTTTAGAGAAGCATCTGGAAAGGTAAAAAAGAGCCCGCATATACTGCGGCACTCTTTTGCAACTCACCTGTTAAACCAGGGCGCAAATTTAAATGCAGTCAAGGAATTATTAGGCCATTCGAGTTTGGCGGCTACACAGGTTTATACACACAACAGTATTGGGGAACTGAGTAAGGTATATAACATGGCGCACCCCCGCCAGGCTAAAAAATGA
- the rpsU gene encoding 30S ribosomal protein S21: MLIIPVKDGENIDRALKRFKRKFDRTGTMRQLRSRQAFTKPSVERRAQIQKAQYIQHLRDQEEI; this comes from the coding sequence ATGTTAATTATACCAGTTAAAGACGGAGAAAATATCGACAGAGCGCTGAAGCGTTTTAAAAGAAAATTTGATAGAACCGGAACAATGCGCCAGCTGAGAAGCAGGCAGGCATTTACGAAACCGTCTGTTGAACGTAGGGCTCAAATCCAGAAAGCACAATACATTCAGCATTTAAGAGACCAGGAAGAGATCTAG
- a CDS encoding acyl-CoA dehydrogenase family protein: protein MSSTYFTEEHELFRKSFRDFLQKEVVPHIEKWEETGTIERFIWEKFGEMGYFGLTYPEKYGGLDLDLFYTTIFLEELQRINSGGFAAAMWAHSYLAMTHLLKEGDERIKEEYLAPSIAGEKIGCLCITEPFGGSDVAGMKSTAVKQGDKYILNGSKTFITNGVYSDYLIVAAKTSPEKGGKGMSIFVVDRDTPGISSTKLDKLGWRASDTAEIAFDNVEIPAENLMGEEDLGFNYIMQHFALERLIMGINAHARSEYALEYTLEYMGERMAFGKTIDKFQALRHTVADMASEVEMCKEFNYSIVKRMIDGVYVVKEASMSKLLSTKIADEVIYKCLQMLGGYGYMEDYPLARMFRDSRLGPIGGGTSEILREIIAKMVIDGKEYKLSGEIGRSRRDEEQGRRETRGKRQESREERSYLKFGIWNLEFDAWCLDFST, encoded by the coding sequence ATGAGCAGTACTTATTTTACAGAGGAACACGAACTTTTCCGGAAAAGCTTTAGAGATTTTCTGCAGAAGGAGGTTGTGCCTCATATTGAGAAATGGGAAGAAACCGGAACTATAGAAAGATTTATCTGGGAAAAGTTTGGTGAAATGGGATATTTTGGTCTTACGTATCCCGAAAAATACGGTGGTCTTGACCTGGATTTATTTTACACAACTATTTTTCTCGAGGAACTACAGCGTATTAATTCAGGAGGTTTTGCTGCTGCTATGTGGGCACACTCCTATCTTGCGATGACTCATCTTTTGAAAGAAGGAGACGAACGTATTAAAGAAGAATACCTTGCTCCCAGTATTGCAGGTGAAAAAATAGGTTGTCTATGTATTACAGAACCCTTTGGAGGGTCTGATGTAGCCGGAATGAAAAGTACTGCAGTAAAGCAGGGTGATAAGTATATTCTTAATGGTTCCAAGACTTTTATCACTAACGGGGTTTACTCTGACTATCTAATAGTTGCTGCCAAGACTTCTCCCGAAAAAGGAGGTAAAGGAATGAGTATTTTTGTTGTAGACAGAGATACACCGGGAATATCATCTACTAAACTGGATAAGCTGGGCTGGAGAGCTTCAGATACTGCAGAGATTGCCTTTGACAATGTGGAGATTCCGGCCGAAAATCTTATGGGTGAGGAAGATCTTGGTTTTAATTATATCATGCAGCATTTTGCGCTGGAGCGTCTAATTATGGGTATTAACGCCCACGCCAGATCAGAATATGCACTGGAATACACCCTGGAATATATGGGTGAAAGAATGGCCTTTGGAAAAACTATTGATAAATTCCAGGCTTTACGACATACTGTGGCTGATATGGCCAGTGAAGTGGAAATGTGCAAGGAATTTAATTATTCTATTGTAAAAAGAATGATAGATGGTGTATATGTGGTAAAAGAGGCCAGTATGTCAAAATTGCTTTCTACTAAAATTGCAGACGAAGTAATCTATAAATGTCTTCAAATGCTCGGTGGTTATGGATATATGGAAGATTATCCCCTGGCCAGAATGTTTAGAGATAGCCGTTTGGGTCCTATTGGAGGAGGAACATCAGAGATCCTGCGAGAGATCATCGCGAAGATGGTAATTGATGGTAAAGAGTACAAACTTAGCGGCGAGATAGGTAGGAGTCGTAGAGACGAGGAACAGGGGAGAAGAGAAACAAGAGGCAAGAGGCAAGAGTCAAGAGAAGAGAGAAGTTATCTTAAATTTGGAATTTGGAATTTGGAATTTGATGCTTGGTGCTTGGACTTTAGTACTTAA